Within Petrotoga sibirica DSM 13575, the genomic segment TATGGGTTATGAACCTGTAGTGGCAGCTGCCACAGGTTGTCTAGAAGTTTCTTCTACGATATACCCATTTACTTCTTGGAATGTACCTTATATACACAATGCCTTTGAAAATGTTGCTGCAACAATATCTGGGGCAGAAGCCGCTTACAGATCTCTTTTAAACAGAGGGAAAATAGACAACGATAAGATAAAATTTATCGCATTTGCTGGTGATGGTGGCACTTACGATATAGGCTTACAAGCATTATCTGGAGCAATAGAAAGAGGGCACGATTTTGTTTACATTTTGTATGATAACGAAGGATACATGAACACAGGTAACCAAAGATCTGGATCTACCCCTCCAGGTGCCGATTCAACCACTGCTCCAGTCGGTAAATCTATACCAGGGAAGTTACAGTTGAAAAAGAGTATAGTTGATATAGTAGCCGGTCATGAAGGTGTTTATGCTGCAACGGCTGCAACGGCTGAACCTTGGGATTTCATGAGAAAAATGCAAACAGCGTTGGAGTTCAAAGGGCCTTCCTTCATTGCTATGCTGGCACCATGTGTAAGATTTTGGAGAATTCCTGACGATTCAGGTCCAGAAGTAACAAAGTTAGCTATTGAAACTAAATATTGGCCATTATGGGAATACAATATGGGT encodes:
- a CDS encoding thiamine pyrophosphate-dependent enzyme; translation: MVPNIRDIVGYVETHDWGFTQGHRLCPGCNAPMVANWATLAAKSMGYEPVVAAATGCLEVSSTIYPFTSWNVPYIHNAFENVAATISGAEAAYRSLLNRGKIDNDKIKFIAFAGDGGTYDIGLQALSGAIERGHDFVYILYDNEGYMNTGNQRSGSTPPGADSTTAPVGKSIPGKLQLKKSIVDIVAGHEGVYAATAATAEPWDFMRKMQTALEFKGPSFIAMLAPCVRFWRIPDDSGPEVTKLAIETKYWPLWEYNMGVYKVTKKPKTFKPIKDYVAKLGRYSKLMKRQDANEILEELQNYVDAKWDRLLALEEISKDKPIRTKI